A genome region from Arachis duranensis cultivar V14167 chromosome 6, aradu.V14167.gnm2.J7QH, whole genome shotgun sequence includes the following:
- the LOC107495221 gene encoding bidirectional sugar transporter SWEET3: MAESFRMTVAVIGNVASVALYAAPTVTFKRVIRKKSTEEFSCIPYIVALLNCLLFTWYGLPVVSYKWENFPLVTVNGVGIAFELSYVLIYFFFASPKGKVKVAMTTIPVLIVFCAIAIASAFAFPGDHGHRKLLVGSIGLGVSVAMYGSPLVVMKKVIQTKSVEFMPLPLSLCSFLASSLWLTYGILIRDIFVAGPSVVGTPLGILQLVLHCRYWKRKDNVEQQKGDTIEKLDLEKGTLANNYNGDLVGKGNLENNNNNIINNVTNHSNCNSS; encoded by the exons ATGGCAGAGAGCTTTCGCATGACTGTTGCTGTTATTG GGAATGTTGCTTCAGTGGCCCTTTATGCTGCACCAAC GGTGACATTTAAGAGAGTGATAAGGAAGAAAAGCACAGAGGAGTTTTCATGCATACCGTACATAGTGGCACTGCTGAATTGTCTGTTATTCACATGGTATGGATTGCCAGTGGTGAGTTACAAATGGGAAAACTTTCCTCTGGTCACTGTTAATGGAGTTGGGATTGCTTTTGAGCTCTCCTATGTTCTCATTTATTTCTTCTTTGCTTCCCCCAAAGGAAAG GTGAAGGTAGCCATGACAACAATACCAGTTCTTATAGTGTTCTGCGCCATCGCAATCGCATCGGCTTTCGCCTTTCCCGGTGACCATGGTCACCGGAAGCTACTCGTGGGCAGCATAGGCCTCGGAGTTTCTGTAGCAATGTATGGATCTCCTTTGGTCGTAATG aAGAAAGTGATACAAACAAAGAGTGTGGAATTCATGCCACTACCTTTATCTTTGTGCTCATTCTTGGCGAGTTCACTGTGGCTAACATATGGAATCCTCATTCGGGATATATTCGTTGCG GGACCAAGTGTGGTTGGAACACCCTTAGGCATTCTCCAACTTGTTCTCCACTGCAGATACTGGAAAAGGAAAGACAATGTGGAACAGCAAAAAGGGGACACAATAGAAAAGTTGGACTTAGAAAAGGGTACTCTTGCAAATAATTATAATGGGGACTTAGTAGGAAAGGGAAATttggaaaataataataataatattattaataatgtgACAAACCATAGCAACTGCAATTCTTCATGA
- the LOC107495117 gene encoding uncharacterized mitochondrial protein AtMg00240-like, with translation MVLPGVSLAKSIPSNCKPLSTLFYYSPKLSKESDTILTDNTTYRQLIGRLFYLTNTRPDISYDVGRLSQFLDCATTSHLQATFCILRYLKGRPATGLFFSSTSNLHLTRFADAVWATCADTRHFILVIASCLGTLSLAGRVRSKPQLSNPLPKLNISLLLLPLVKLVGYQKSITLFCDNNPSFMKEPNTFK, from the exons ATGGTTTTACCTGGAGTGTCATTGGCGAAATCAATACCATCAA ATTGCAAGCCTCTCTCTACTCTTTTTTATTATAGTCCGAAACTCTCGAAAGAATCCGACACCATTTTAACGGACAACACTACTTACAGACAGCTCATAGGCCGACTCTTTTACCTCACAAACACTAGACCCGATATCTCTTATGATGTGGGACGTTTGAGCCAGTTTTTGGACTGTGCAACCACTTCTCACCTACAGGCTACTTTTTGCATACTCCGATATTTAAAGGGTAGACCTGCAACTGGTCTATTCTTCTCCTCTACTTCTAATCTGCATCTCACCAGATTTGCCGATGCTGTCTGGGCTACTTGTGCCGATACTCGTCATTTCATTCTAGTTATTGCTTCATGCTTGGGAACTCTCTCGTTAGCTGGAAGAGTAAGAAGCAAACCACAGTTGTCAAATCCTCTGCCGAAGCTGAATATAAGCCTCTTACTGTTACCACTTGTGAAGCTAGTTGGTTATCAAAAGTCTATCACTCTATTCTGTGACAATAATCCATCTTTCATGAAAGAACCAAACACATTCAAGTAG